The genomic window CTCGCAAAGAAATTGCCTTCACTTGATTCTTTTGATCGCTTGGCTGGTCCCGAATTGGGTGCGGTTGCACTTGTTGCAGCCTTAAGTATCGAGATTGGGAAGCCGTTCATTATTGTACGTAAGGGCCAAAAAGGGTATGGTACGGACAAGGTCGTTGAAGGTGAGATACATGCCGGGGAAAAGGTAGTCCTGGTTGAAGACATCTTAACGACAGCAGGAGCAGCCATTACAGCGGCTGAAAATCTGAGATCAATCGATATTGATGTTAAGCTTATTCTTGGAGTTATTGATAGAGAGCAAGGCGCTCGAGAGAATATAGAAAAAGCCGGTTTTGTAATGGACAGTGTTTTCACGAAAACAGAACTGGGCATCGGATAAATGAATTTTCAAGAAAAATTACGCGGCTCCGAGACCAAGAATAATAGCAAGCTCTGTGTCGGCCTTGATATTGATCCTCAGAAAATACCTTTAATTCTTCGTAAAGAAAAATCTCCAATACTTTTTTTTAATAAAGCAATTATAGACGCAACGAAAGATCTTGT from Candidatus Margulisiibacteriota bacterium includes these protein-coding regions:
- the pyrE gene encoding orotate phosphoribosyltransferase — protein: MDKRTLGKKILDSAYLEGDFTLRSGKKSKYYLDKYLFATKPDILAPLAKELAKKLPSLDSFDRLAGPELGAVALVAALSIEIGKPFIIVRKGQKGYGTDKVVEGEIHAGEKVVLVEDILTTAGAAITAAENLRSIDIDVKLILGVIDREQGARENIEKAGFVMDSVFTKTELGIG